The genomic interval AGGCACGCGTCGCGCACCTCGCGCGCACGTGACGCACACGTGGCGCGCACATGTCACACACCTCGCGCAGTCGCGGCACTTGTCCACATGGCGTGTTCTCCACATGGCGTGCAGCGTGCTCGACACCTGCGACACATATGCGCGGCGCGTGTGACGCGAGGGGGCGCACTTTCGCGCCGGTGCATTACCTTGCGGGCCGTGGCGCGCGCTCCGTGACACGATGTCGATGGTGGGCGCGGCCGCCGGCCGACAGCTGCAATCTCCGGCCGGTACACCCTCACCCCGTGCGACATGACCGATCCGCTTGCGCTCCTGGCCCAGCAGGCAGGCTCCATTTCCTCGTTTGTCCCCGTCGCCGACCGCCACAATGGCTGCGGTGGGGTCTTCACCAGCACCACGATCAGCAAGACCGAATCCATGGTCGGGTTGACGGCCACGGTGGAGCGGCGCGTGCTGCGCTGCAGCAAGTGCGAAGTGGAACGTCGAGCGCCGGATCAGGTGGAAGGTGATTACCTCGCGACGATGGGGGCGATCCGCGAGACGCACGGACTCCTCACGCACCAGGAAATCCGTCGCGTGCGCGAAGCACTCGGCGTCACACCCGACGAGTTCGACCAGCTCCTGGGTCTTCCCACGGGGATCTCGAAGGGGTGGGAGACGCAGCGCCACCTGCAGAACCGGATGGCCGATGGGCGCATTCGCGCGCTGCAGGACGTGGAGCATGCGAAGCGCGTGGCGGTGGGGGCACGGGTGACGTTGCGCCTGACGGAAGAAGAGCGCGCCGCCTTCAAGCCGCCGGCCTTCCTCAAGAAGAAGGGGGGCGCCGCCATCACCGCCGAGGCCGAGGTCGAGGTACCGGTGGCACCGGTCGTCGAGGTTGTACCCGCGGCGATGGCCGCGGCGGTGCCCGCGCCGGCAGCCCCGGGCGTATCGGCGTCCGAAGCAGCCTGACGCCGAAACGCGCGTTGTCGTTCCGGGCGCCCTTCGGGAAGTGAGTGAGGGCGTCCGGGCCGCCTGCCGCTGGCCATCGTTGCGATGCCGGGGTGGCCGCGCACGGTCGAGATCGCTCCCGCCGATGCCCGTCCCCGCCTCCGGGATCCCCGACACAATGCCCCCATTTCACCCGGGTATCGTCCGTCACCCCCCGCTCGTCTAACCCGGTGATGACCGACGCAGATCAGCCAGCAGCATCCACCCAGACCTTGGTGACCCCGGCTCCCCCGCCGGGTGGAACGGCTGACCTCGGCGACCAGGACCTCTCCCCCTACCGCACCACCACCGAGCGCCCCGAGCACCTCCAAGTCTGGCAGCTCCCGCGCGAGTGGGCGTGGGGGACGGACGGTGTCTGGATCGGACACCACCGGCACACGCAGCAGGTCATCGACCCGCTGGGCCGCACGCTGTCGCTGGTCACGGCGCCCGACGAGGGGCACTGGGAGTGGCTGACGGCGGAGGCACGCCTGTTGGGCAACCGCCGGCACCGCGTGATCCCGACGACCTACGTCTACTGGCCGCGCAACGAGGTCGCCCCGCGCGGCCCGGGCTACGTGCGGCACTGGATCGACGGCGTTTCGCTGGCCATGCAGCTGCAAACGCACGGCCCCGACTCGATCGAGCAGGCCATGACGCGCCTGCGCTCGATTGGCGCCTGCCTGGCCATGCTGCACGACCGCGGCGAGACGCACGGTTCGCTCAACGGGCAGGCGTCGTGGATGTCGCGCATGGGGGAGCACTACCTGGTGGGGTGGCACTGGGCGCTCCCGCAGGCGGCGCTCCCACCGGGCAAGCTCCCCTCGCTGCAGTGGACGGTGGCGGCCCCCGAATGGCGCGACGAGATTGCGGCTGGCGGGATGTGGTGGCGCCCGACGGCGGCGACGGACCAGTTCCAGCTTGGGGCGCTGGTCATCGCCGCGCTCACCGGCGTCACGTGGAGCGACGACGGCACGGAAGCGTTAGGTGCCCTGGAAGCGCACACGCACGTCCCGCGTTCGGTGCGCGAGGTGTTGCGTCGCGCCGTGGCGATCGCGCCGGGCGGACGCTTCCCCTCGGTGGCGACGCTCCTGCAGGTGCTGGATCGCGCCATCGGTGGGGAGTCGTCGCTGGCAGGGCTCGCCCTGTCGCGCCCGGCGCTCGACCTGGAGGGGGGGCCGGAAACGGTGATGGCGCGCCAGGAGGCGCTCCTGCGCTCGGCCACTGGGCTCGACTACGAGCTGCTCGAACAGCTGGGACGCGGCGCCTCGGGGTCGGTGTGGCGCGCGCGCGATCTGGCGCTCAATCGCGAAGTGGCGCTCAAGGCGCTGCATCCGGAAATCGCGCAGGACCAGGCGGCGGTGTCACGCCTGCGCCGCGAGGCACGCGTGCTGGCCTCGCTCGCCCATCCGCGCATCATCCCCGTCCTGGAGTTCGCCGAGCGACAGGGCGTGGCGTACTTCACCATGCCGCTCAACCCCGGCGGATCGCTGGCCGCGCGCACCACGACGCATGGGGCGCTCCCGCTGTCGGAAGTTGGACCTGAGCTGGACGCGTTGCTCGACGCGATTGCATCGGCGCACGCGGCGGGCGTGGTGCATCGCGACCTCAAGCCCGAAAACATCCTCCTCGACAAGGGCGGGCACTGGAACCTGGCCGACTTCGGCAT from Gemmatimonadaceae bacterium carries:
- a CDS encoding protein kinase; this translates as MTPAPPPGGTADLGDQDLSPYRTTTERPEHLQVWQLPREWAWGTDGVWIGHHRHTQQVIDPLGRTLSLVTAPDEGHWEWLTAEARLLGNRRHRVIPTTYVYWPRNEVAPRGPGYVRHWIDGVSLAMQLQTHGPDSIEQAMTRLRSIGACLAMLHDRGETHGSLNGQASWMSRMGEHYLVGWHWALPQAALPPGKLPSLQWTVAAPEWRDEIAAGGMWWRPTAATDQFQLGALVIAALTGVTWSDDGTEALGALEAHTHVPRSVREVLRRAVAIAPGGRFPSVATLLQVLDRAIGGESSLAGLALSRPALDLEGGPETVMARQEALLRSATGLDYELLEQLGRGASGSVWRARDLALNREVALKALHPEIAQDQAAVSRLRREARVLASLAHPRIIPVLEFAERQGVAYFTMPLNPGGSLAARTTTHGALPLSEVGPELDALLDAIASAHAAGVVHRDLKPENILLDKGGHWNLADFGIAAAPGESGAAGTLAFAAPEQLRGTPQDEGVDRFALTAVTFFALTGHLPFVAHDPELQLWRQEQGIDWEARWAARVPEPVRAWLTRGLAFEPADRFATTAEMRDAWSSAWKSVLADEQGDDAEEARGKDGRGALRQFLKAGKRLLPSLTF